TGAACCGCCAAGACGCCACAAGACGCCAAAAAACCACAAAATCTTGGCGTCTTGTGGCGTCTTGGCGGTTCCATCATTCCGGCAGGGGGGAGGAATTCCCCCACCCCATTTTCTGTGTCTTCGGAGGAGCGCTGTCCTCGCGGAGCGCTCCTCTCCTCATTATTACACTTCTGCTTCTCCCCCCGCTCCACGAGCGGCAGGAGCTCGCACGGGCGCCCCGAGCCACCGATCAGAACGTCAAGCGCAGCCCCACGCCGAGGGGGACCGCTCCAGGCGACGCGCCGACGGCGCCCGGACCGACGAGGAGGCGCGCGGCGGCCGGCCCGCGCCCCTCGAGTCCTCTCCGCAGCACCCGCTTCTTGCCGATCACGTAGAGCGGCAGGCCGACGCCAACCGCGGCCACGCCCCCGGCCGCCGTCGCCAGGGCCACCGTGTACGTGTCGCGGTGCTCCGTGGCGGCCTCGTCGTGGTTCGCGGTGATCAGCACGGCGCCGGTGACGAGGGCGGCTGCTCCGAGGCTCGCGAGGACGATCCCCGAGACCATCATGACCGTGCTGTTCCGCTCGGTCGTCCGCTCCACGAAGTCGCGGAGCTCTCTCTTCGTCGCCTCGATCTCCAGCTCGATCTGGCGCCCGTGGGCGTCTCGCATGTCCTCGTCTTCAACAAAATCGTGGACGGCGTCCGCCTCGTGCTTGAGCGCCTTGATCCTTGCCTCGTACGCAGCGACCGTCGCCTCCCACATGGCCTGCGGCGGGAGCCCCTCCACGGCCGGCGCGGCAGGGGGCGCGGAGGGCGCGAGCTGCGGGGGCGGCGTGCGGTCCGCGCCCTCCGCCGGCGTCTGCGCGGCTGCGCTCGACGCGAGCACCGCGCCGGCAAGAGCGAGCGCCCACGCGACGAGGCGGCGGCGCACCGCCGCCACGGAAGTGGAAGACACGCGCGCCGGGGGCGCGGAGGGATGCGCGAAACGGGAATGGACTCGTCCCATCGACGAGCGGCATACCTCAACCGTGGCGCAGGGACATCCGTCGCGTCCCGCTCGCCGGCTTACGCCCGCGATCGCGGCGCGCTCACCCCGCCCGCGGCCGGCCGCGGCGCTTGCTCCCCTCCCCGTCCCCGACCGGCCGCGCCTCGGCGGCCACGCGGAGCAGCTCCTGGAAGTGCCCCTCCACCGGGCCGAGGTCGATGCCATCCATGAACGAGGTGAACGCGAAATAGGGCAGCAGCGTCTGCCAGGCGCGAAGCCAGCCCGGCAGGTAGCGCGGCCGCTCCAGCACGCCGGCCGCGCGCAGGTCCGCCAGCACCGCGATGTCGTCGAGCGCGATCCGGCCGCAGACGAGCAGCTCCACCTCGTCGCGCAGGCCGCCGCGCAGGACCGCGGCCAGGAAGGCATAGACCTCGAGCAGGCCGGCCAGGTAGCAGGCGTCCTTCGTGAAGGGCGCGCCGCCCTCGACGAGCCCGCCGCGGCAGACGCGCTGGGCGTCGAAATAGGCGTCGCGGCGGCCGGCGCCGCGCTCGCGCAGGTACCTGTAGAGATCGAGGAAGCTCGCGCCCTGCTCGGCCATGTCCACGAGCCGCACCCGCTCGGCGAGCCGGGTGAGGCGGCCGATGGAGAGCGAGCGGCTGTACAGCTCGGCGAAGATGGCGAGCCCCTCCTGCGTGCGCGTGGTGCGCGGGCCGCCCGACCGCAGGAACGCGCACCGCGGCTGCGCCGCGCCGTTGTGCGCGGTGAGCGCGTGCGTCTCCACCTCGTGGTGCCACAGCCCCTCGGCCTCCCAGGACGCGAACGTGGCCTCCGGGCGGATGCGGACGCGGCTCATGCCGGCCACCACCTTGGCCGTGATCCGCGGGTCGAGCACGATCTCGAGGTCGAGCGGCGGCGTCCGCGCGGCGACGCGGGCGGCGAGCAGATCCCGGAGCGCGCCGGCGTCGAGCGGCTCCTCCTCGGGATCGCTGGCCTCGTCCCAGCCGTGGACGCGCAGGCGCGCCGTGAGGTGCTCGGCGAGGTCGATGTTGCGGACCTCGCCGCCGAAGAACCGCGAGCGCGCGCCGCCATAGAGCGCCCGCGACCGCTCGGCGAACTCGCGGGTCCCCGCCGCCTCGAGCAGCTCCGCGGCCTGGATCTGCGCGCGGACGTTGTCCCGCAGCCAGCCGAGCGCGGGCGCATCGCCGTCGATCGATCCGAGCAGCTCGCGCAGCTCGGCGATGCGCCGCGCGAGTCCGTCGCGATCCACGCGGTGCTCGATCTCGGGGAGGCGGTCCTCGCCGGCGGCGAAGAAGCGCTCCTCGACCTCGCGAGGCCAGGCGATGTCCTCCAGCAGCCGGAGCGCCTTGCCCTCGGAGAGGCGGGCGCCGACCCGATCGAGCTGCTCCAGCACGGCGCGGTCGATGCTCATGGCCCCATGCTCGCGCGAACCGCGGGGCGCGGAAAGCCGCCGGCGCGGGCGCTTGCGGCTCCGGCGCGGATCCGCGAGGGCGCGCGCCGGCGCTCCCCGTGGCCGCGCCGAGCATGTTGTTCAGCTCCTCGCATCCGGGATACATTGGAGCCTGAACCTCGATGAATGATGATCCCCAGCTGGCACACTGTACAGCACGAATCGGAACGGTCCTCCGGGGCAAATGGCGCATCGATTCGCTCATCGGCGTCGGCGGGATGGCTGCGGTTTACGAGGCGACACACAGGATCGGCCGGCGCTGCGCGATCAAAATCCTCCATCCAGAAATCGCGGTCTCGAAGGAGCTTCGAGCCAGGTTCGAGCAAGAGGCGCTCGCGGTAAACCAGCTCGGTCACCCCGCAGCCGTCAATGTCCTCGACATCGATACGAGCGAAGATGGCTCGCCGTTCCTGGTGATGGAGTTGCTCGACGGTGAATCGCTCGGCAAGCGCGCCCACGGCTCCGGCGGCATCGAGGAGCGCGAGCTGCTCCGCGTTGTCTCGACCGTGCTCGAGGTGCTCGAAGTCGCGCACGGGCTCGGCATCGTCCATCGAGACATCAAGCCTGACAATCTGTTTTTGACCTCTTCAGGCGGCGTCAAGGTCCTCGACTTCGGGATCGCTCGAATGCAACAGGGCGGCTCCAACGTTCATACACGCACCGGCGCGATGCTCGGGACTATACCTTACATGTCGCCCGAACAGCTCACGGGTGGCCAGATCGATGGGCGGGCCGACGTCTTCGCCGTTGGCGCGAC
The DNA window shown above is from Sorangium aterium and carries:
- a CDS encoding flavohemoglobin expression-modulating QEGLA motif protein, which gives rise to MSIDRAVLEQLDRVGARLSEGKALRLLEDIAWPREVEERFFAAGEDRLPEIEHRVDRDGLARRIAELRELLGSIDGDAPALGWLRDNVRAQIQAAELLEAAGTREFAERSRALYGGARSRFFGGEVRNIDLAEHLTARLRVHGWDEASDPEEEPLDAGALRDLLAARVAARTPPLDLEIVLDPRITAKVVAGMSRVRIRPEATFASWEAEGLWHHEVETHALTAHNGAAQPRCAFLRSGGPRTTRTQEGLAIFAELYSRSLSIGRLTRLAERVRLVDMAEQGASFLDLYRYLRERGAGRRDAYFDAQRVCRGGLVEGGAPFTKDACYLAGLLEVYAFLAAVLRGGLRDEVELLVCGRIALDDIAVLADLRAAGVLERPRYLPGWLRAWQTLLPYFAFTSFMDGIDLGPVEGHFQELLRVAAEARPVGDGEGSKRRGRPRAG